The following are encoded in a window of Rosa chinensis cultivar Old Blush chromosome 4, RchiOBHm-V2, whole genome shotgun sequence genomic DNA:
- the LOC112198091 gene encoding 28 kDa ribonucleoprotein, chloroplastic produces the protein MAATAAAAMSSSFSPSIHTLKCMRSNHVHLAPHHDLHLRITTPARMLSSSSSISAHSCVIDQPLLSRRVLRISCASVDVAVTEEVEEAVAVTEEEEEKQAEEEVVAPTAEAAADEVSSEAGEVGAEVSTDELSVNTKLYFGNLPYSVDSAQLAGIIQDYASPELIEVLYHRDTGRSRGFAFVTMSSVEDCNAVIENLDGREYSGRTLRVNFSDKPRAKEPLYPETEYKLFVGNLSWSATSESLTKAFQEYGNVVGARVLYDGETGRSRGYGFVCFSTKAEMETALQSLDGVELEGRAMRVSLAEGKRS, from the exons ATGGCTGCCACCGCAGCCGCAGCCATGAGCTCGTCTTTCTCTCCTTCCATCCACACCCTCAAATGCATGCGCTCCAATCACGTGCACTTAGCCCCTCACCATGATCTTCACCTCAGAATCACAACACCTGCCCGCATGCTATCATCATCGTCGTCGATATCTGCTCATTCATGTGTTATAGATCAGCCACTGCTTTCTAGGCGAGTGCTGAGAATATCGTGCGCTTCTGTGGACGTGGCTGTGACGGAGGAGGTTGAAGAAGCTGTTGCGGTGAccgaggaggaagaagagaagcaaGCCGAAGAGGAAGTAGTGGCGCCGACAGCTGAAGCGGCGGCCGATGAAGTTTCGAGTGAGGCGGGTGAGGTTGGAGCTGAAGTTTCGACTGATGAGCTTAGTGTGAACACGAAGCTTTACTTTGGGAACCTTCCTTACAGTGTTGACAGCGCACAGCTTGCTGGGATAATACAGGACTATGCAAGTCCTGAACTCATTGAG GTTCTCTATCATAGGGACACAGGAAGAAGCAGAGGATTTGCATTCGTGACGATGAGCAGTGTTGAAGACTGCAATGCTGTAATTGAAAATCTTGACGGACGC GAGTACAGTGGCCGAACCTTGAGGGTTAACTTTTCGGACAAACCTAGAGCGAAAGAACCTTTGTATCCAGAAACTGAGTACAAACTTTTTGTTGGGAATTTGTCCTGGTCAGCCACATCTGAGAGTTTGACAAAAGCTTTCCAAGAATATGGAAATGTGGTCGGAGCCAGGGTCCTATATGATGGGGAGACAGGAAGGTCCCGAGGCTATGGATTTGTGTGCTTCTCAACAAAAGCGGAGATGGAAACTGCCTTACAATCTCTAGATGGAGTG GAACTAGAGGGAAGAGCAATGCGTGTAAGCTTGGCTGAAGGAAAGCGTTCATAA